The window CGCTGGATAAACTGCATAGCGGCGATCGCCCCGATGAAAAAGATGGTTGGTACTGCCAAGGTGTGAACAGCTAACCACCGCACGGTGAAAATGGGATAAGAAATGGGTTCGTTCGGATTATTTCCAGTCATAGTTTTCAAACGGGTTTGGAATTATGGACTACTTCAGAAAATCTTGAATTTGCTGCTTTGCGTCAAAGCGCTCCTGCAGGATAGGAACTTCCTGGCGCTCTTGGGTGAAATACTCGTTGGGGCGAGGTGTGCCAAAAGCGTCGTATGCCAACCCGGTGCTGACGAACAGCCATCCTGCAATA is drawn from Candidatus Obscuribacterales bacterium and contains these coding sequences:
- the psbE gene encoding cytochrome b559 subunit alpha; translation: MAGTTGERPFSDIVTSIRYWVIHSITIPALFIAGWLFVSTGLAYDAFGTPRPNEYFTQERQEVPILQERFDAKQQIQDFLK
- the psbF gene encoding cytochrome b559 subunit beta, whose product is MTGNNPNEPISYPIFTVRWLAVHTLAVPTIFFIGAIAAMQFIQR